One stretch of Diorhabda carinulata isolate Delta chromosome 5, icDioCari1.1, whole genome shotgun sequence DNA includes these proteins:
- the LOC130894387 gene encoding connectin-like, translating to MWLQILFFVLLHGKISCDCIKKINKIFCNETTFVSGDIFNGTLDNINYIEIINRSRKPLTITKDSFKNGTDLKTILMKENKIRKLYAYTFRDLRNLESLYLYLNDISDMYPPTFVNLSSLKTIYLNENKLSFIREGTFEDLPNLSQLDLSHNQLTELGDKALNNLPNLTKLKLNNNKIRAIFVHKILSHPKKLKILWLHNNTLTVLSNFALENLSNLKILNLGFNNISTIEEGTFNQTPQLNVLVLTHNKLKEISGNEFPRRGMDFLERLYIDHNYLMYLQSKFFIRLSSLKSVTLMGNPWFCPCLEDIYKTLRDNDIKEKCQQRYMTGERPICVNDNVENKVCTFHYDPILSRKYINYFIHFPIVIPISECLI from the coding sequence ATGTggttacaaatattatttttcgtgCTACTTCACGGTAAAATTTCGTGcgattgtataaaaaaaataaacaaaatattttgtaacgaAACGACGTTTGTATCCGGCGATATTTTTAATGGAACATtggataatataaattatatagaaataattaacCGATCGAGAAAACCTTTAACAATAACCAaagattcatttaaaaatggtacagacttaaaaactattttgatgAAAGAAAATAAGATACGTAAGTTATACGCTTATACATTCAGAGATCTACGAAACTTGGAATCACTTTATTTGTACCTTAACGATATAAGTGACATGTATCCTCCGACTTTTGTTAATTTGTCttcattaaaaactatttatttgaacGAAAATAAGTTGAGTTTCATAAGAGAAGGAACGTTTGAGGATTTACCTAACCTATCTCAGCTGGATTTATCTCATAACCAATTAACCGAATTGGGTGataaagctttaaataatttACCAAATCTAACGAAACTaaagttgaataataataaaatacgtGCTATATTCGTTCATAAGATACTCAGCCATcccaagaaattgaaaatactttggTTGCACAATAACACTTTAACAGTGTTGTCAAACTTCGCGCTAGAAAATTTgagtaatttaaaaattctcaatttgGGATTCAATAATATTTCGACTATTGAAGAAGGCACTTTTAATCAAACGCCTCAATTGAATGTATTAGTTTTGACGCATAATAAATTGAAGGAAATAAGCGGGAACGAATTTCCGCGAAGAGGAATGGACTTTTTGGAAAGACTCTATATAGATCACAATTATTTGATGTATCTACAATCGAAGTTCTTCATTAGATTGAGTAGTTTGAAAAGTGTAACTCTGATGGGGAATCCTTGGTTTTGTCCTTGTTTGGAAGACATTTACAAGACTTTACGCGACaatgatataaaagaaaaatgccaGCAGCGATACATGACCGGAGAAAGACCTATTTGTGTTAATGATAATGTCGAAAATAAAGTGTGTACTTTTCATTACGATCCTATATTgagtagaaaatatataaattattttatacactTCCCTATAGTTATTCCTATAAGTGAATGTTTAATATAA